A DNA window from Chitinibacter fontanus contains the following coding sequences:
- a CDS encoding carbohydrate kinase family protein — translation MSALICGSMAYDTIMVFPDHFKKHILPEQIHILSVSFLVPEMRRELGGCAGNIAYTLKMLGSEPLIMATVGKDFGVYATWLEQMQIRQDYITEQEGFTGQCFITTDLDDNQITAFHPGAMGVSHVNSVLDVKEALSIAIVSPDGKQGMQDHSRQLAQAGIPFIFDPGQGMPMFSGEELLEIIDLASYLTLNDYEAEMLCKATGLTLEQLATRVKALVVTLGAEGATIYAEGSCYEIPAVPATAVLDPTGCGDAFRAGLLHGLMQGWDWPTTGRLASLLGSIKIAHRGGQNHKFNLAELNAQYQAAFGHALPA, via the coding sequence CTGATCACTTCAAAAAACACATCCTGCCGGAGCAAATCCATATTCTGTCTGTGTCATTTCTAGTGCCAGAAATGCGCCGCGAATTAGGTGGCTGTGCCGGGAATATTGCCTACACCTTAAAAATGCTCGGCTCTGAGCCATTGATTATGGCTACGGTTGGTAAGGATTTTGGTGTTTACGCTACTTGGTTGGAGCAAATGCAAATCCGGCAGGATTACATTACCGAGCAAGAAGGCTTTACCGGGCAATGCTTTATTACTACTGATCTGGATGATAACCAGATTACTGCGTTCCACCCCGGTGCAATGGGGGTGTCCCATGTAAATAGTGTGCTGGATGTGAAAGAGGCGCTCTCAATCGCGATTGTGTCACCCGATGGCAAGCAAGGGATGCAAGATCATAGCCGCCAACTGGCTCAGGCGGGAATCCCGTTTATTTTCGATCCGGGTCAAGGTATGCCGATGTTTAGCGGCGAAGAGTTGCTCGAAATTATCGATCTGGCAAGCTACTTGACCCTCAATGATTACGAAGCAGAAATGCTGTGCAAAGCCACAGGCCTAACTCTTGAGCAGTTGGCTACACGAGTAAAAGCATTGGTGGTGACCTTGGGTGCTGAAGGTGCCACCATTTATGCTGAGGGTAGCTGCTATGAAATTCCAGCGGTGCCAGCAACCGCAGTGCTCGATCCTACTGGTTGCGGCGATGCGTTCCGCGCAGGTTTGTTGCATGGCTTGATGCAAGGCTGGGATTGGCCAACGACGGGTCGTTTAGCGTCCCTGCTCGGTAGCATTAAAATTGCGCACCGCGGTGGGCAGAATCACAAATTCAACCTGGCCGAGTTAAACGCGCAGTATCAGGCCGCTTTTGGTCATGCGTTGCCTGCTTAA